DNA sequence from the Lycium barbarum isolate Lr01 chromosome 5, ASM1917538v2, whole genome shotgun sequence genome:
CGTGAGCCACGTTCTCAAAAGAAGAAATATTTTGCGATGAAACAAGAATCGTGTCGAAAAGATGTTGAACGTGCATTCGGAGTTTTGCAATTATTGCAGAGCCGTCACGTTTTTGGAGAAAAGAAGTGCTGCATGATATATTAACTACACGTATTATACTACACAACATGATAATCGAGGATGAGCGTGATCTTAATGCACCAATTCAAGATGCTTGGGAAGGTACAACTCTAACAGTAGAAATGGTAGTAGATGAATACTGATTTGAACAATTTTTAGCTCGACACAAAAAAATTAACGACAAAGATGCTcattttgcatttcgtaatcctggaagttgaatatttatgtacaaattaaaataatttttttaccaCAATGTaatctttatttaattatattttatcaatgatttcacttttatttgaattatcTGTTAATATGTATAATGTATAATATTTGCttacaatttatattatttaaaaatttatggtataaaataattttatattaaatggTTATATAAGAAAGGAATATAAATTATATGGgatgaatatgtaaaaaaaaaaaaagggatttgTTTTatgaaacaaaaataaaatttaaataaaacaaaataatataatatagaagAGAGAAGAATATAAAAGGGATATTCTTTTTTGGTGTAAAAAATAGTGTAATGGGTTGGAATTAATTTCCATAATTTTGGTGTAAAAACTAGTGATTTTGGTGTAAAAAATAGTGCTTACTTAGGGTTGGAGATGCCCTCAGTCTTCTACTTTCATCAATTTGCTTACTGCATTTCTACTCTGCAAAGCCATGGAGTTGAATATTAATTCTTGTCTTTGCGATCTTATCAATTTTATTGATGGGAAATGCGGGGCGGGGACTGTTCATACAGGGAAGCTCAAGAAGGAACTAACATATTTATTACTACTTGTTGACCGTTCCCTTTCATGGTTCCGCGTGGATGAGGACAGTGATCTGCATGCACTTTTGATTCGTATCAAGATTTTGATCACAAAGGCAAGACAGGACCTTGAAAAGGCAAGACAGGACCTTGACTTGCCTTGTGATATTGGAAGTTCTAAACTGGATGATGCTATTTGTGACATACTTGAAGAGATTTGGCTTCTCAAGCCAGAAATGGTTTTATTTCTACGACTATTTGCGAATCATCCCTCGTTGGTTAAATTGCTTGATAAAGTCCTGGATGGATACATCAAAACCCTCGTTGACAATCTTGACCTTTTGCTAAACTACAAAGCAGGTCTTATTGCTCCTTTCAGGGAAGAATTTCAAGTTTTTAAAGGAAATCTAAATTTTCTGAAAGGTTTTGTTTCGTTCATACTAAAGCGTACAATTATAATAAGGAGTCCAACGACTTCAACAATTTCTGGAATCATGTCACAGCTGTGGCAAAAAAAGCAGCAGATTGTACGTCTTCTTTACTTTGTTGGGCATACAAATCGGATGAGGATAAGGCTGATTACATTGGTTTCATGCCTGTAGATCTATTACAATCCACTAAACGTGCTAAATCGGATATCACTTGTTTTTATGTTGGAGGCCTGAAGCTTTTAGACGTATATATACATTTCAGTTGCCAAGTGGATGTCTTCGCAGCAGATTTTGTTAATTTCATCCTAGAAGCACCGATGACTAAGCTCAATTCCGGTTTCTATCTACTGTTCTACAAAGATCGTGTTCAAAATCTCCAAATTTTGCTCAGGTCACTGCTGCTATATATCCTAGTCCACAATAACCATATCTCAGTTCGTGCATTCTTGGTATTCTTTGATCGTGTAGTCAATGAGTTTTGGTTGTTCGTTGACTCATTAGACAACCCAGAAATGAATGAAGATTTGGGCAAAGAATTTGATCTTGCTATATCTCAGTTGGTGCAAAAGATGAAGCCTCTGGCATCAAAGATCTTTGTGACTGCTATCAAGATACAGAAGGCAACACCATTGCTCCTTTCCCAGATTGATAGTATTGGATATATAGATTTGGTGTCACGGAATTTGCAGAGATTGTTGGATCATAGGATTGATTTAATTTCTCCGGTAACACATCAGATTGAAGTTGTACTGGCTGAGATTAAAATTTACAAACCTTTTCTCGAAGGTAGTGTTGACCAACAAGGCGAGTTATGTAAGGAAATGCTAGAGGTTTGCACACATATGAGTGGTTTATTTGTCAAATTTGAGTATCTTGTTGACAAGTTCCTGGTTGATCCTTCTCCCACATGGGAGGATCAGTTAGGCTATGTCGTTCAAAATATCAAGTTCTTCAAGGAAATTGTTGAATTTATGTACATCTGCAAAGAAAAGAAGGATGTCAGAAGTGATTGTCAAACATCAAAACCTAGCACGCCAATCATTGATGAAGCAGTTGTGGGCTTAGCGGATCAGATAGATATATTAATAGAACGGCTATTTGATGACGAGAGCAGTCTTAAAATCATTCCTATCATTGGTATGCCGGGGATTGGTAAGACAACACTCGCCAAAAGAATTTACTATGACAGAAGAATTTCATATGGCTTTGATATTCAGGCATGGTGTTCTGTTTCTCCTAGACATACGGCAAGGGAGTTGTTGCAAGATATTTTAACATCTATCGTTGATCTGAATGATGACGTTTACAAGTCAAAGGATCTAGAGAAAGATTCTCCTGACCTTGTACGCCAACGGTTATTTGGGAGTAGATACCTTATtgttttggatgaaatgtggaacTCTCAAATACTTGAGGAGTTGCAGCTGTGTTTTCCAGATAATCAAAATGGAAGCAGAATTCTAGTTACCAGTGGCCAAAAGAGTCCAGATTTTGATGAACCTCTTTCGGTTCGCTTTTTGACTCTGGAAGAAAGTTGGGAGCTCTTACAAGTGAAGTATAATCACCTTCGCTTATGTAATCAAGGAGGATGTCACAAACCCCCAATTCCTAATGAGAAATTTTCTGCTGAAGATGGGATAAAAATTGTTGTAAAATGTGGAGGGCTACCTCTGGCAATTGTTCTGGTAGCTGGGTTTCTTCTCAATACAGAGGATGACAAAGATTGGCTAACCATTACTACACAGGCgttcacttaaaaaaaaaacttatagtTGGAGTGACTGTCATTCCCTCTTCGATTGCCAAGCTCTGGAACTTAGAAACTTTCCTAGTGAAAGGAACAGAAGGTGAGATAGCTTTACCAGATACATTCTTCAGTATGACGAGGCTGAGGCATGTACATGTAGATAATTGTACCTTCTCAGATTCTGACTTGCCCCAATTGGAATGTTTGCAGACCTTATCCACCCTATCTCTTTCTTATGAGACGGAGAACAAAATGAGAAGTTTCCTTTCCCTTCAAAAACTAAGATGCACATTCTTGGAATTTTGGGGTCATTCTGAGAAATCGGGAGGCTCTTGCAATCGATTTCCAGTTTTGGATTTCTTGAATCAGCTTGAATCACTCAATGTGATTTACCAAGGCAGGGTGCTTCAGCCTTGTGAGTTTAACTTCCCCTCAAACCTTAAGAAATTGACCTTATCAAAGTTTCGGCTTCCATGGGTTGAAATTTCAGCGATTGCAGCATTACAAAACCTTGAGGTTTTGAAACTGCTTTTGGAAGCTTTTGAAGGAGAAGAGTGGAATGTCAGTGATGAGGAGTTTCCAAAACTCAAGTTCTTGAAATTGGGAAATCTGAACATTACGCGTTGGAATATATCAGAGGATGCTTTTCCATGCCTAGAGCAAGTAGTGTTGCAAAAATGCAAGCAGCTCATTAAACTTCCTTCTAGCTTTGGTGACGGATGTTATTCCCTGCAAAAGATTGAGGTGTTTATATGTGGGGCCGCTGTTTCTCAATCAGCAAGAGAAATTGAGGAAATTCGACATGAAGATTACGGAGACGCAAATTTCAAGGTCACCATTTAGAACCCAAACATGGACTAACAAACTGTCATCTTTAATCGCCATTACTCACCTGTAAGTAGATTTGAGTTACTTTTTAAGCCTTTTGCATTTTTATTCTAGGCTAGTTTAAATGTTCTATGTTCAAGAATTCATGAGCTTTTAGTACTCTTAAGTCTTGTACAGGCATTAAAACCTGAACGTTTAGTACTCAGGGTATTTACTAAAGGAATCTTCTATTCTAAGATATACAAATCGAAGCGAAACTTCATAAAGGAGAAGGAATTTGAAAATTTAAAGCTATTTTAAAAGAAGATTAAGTGTGGGTATGAGCTATCTGGT
Encoded proteins:
- the LOC132642238 gene encoding putative late blight resistance protein homolog R1A-3, producing MTRLRHVHVDNCTFSDSDLPQLECLQTLSTLSLSYETENKMRSFLSLQKLRCTFLEFWGHSEKSGGSCNRFPVLDFLNQLESLNVIYQGRVLQPCEFNFPSNLKKLTLSKFRLPWVEISAIAALQNLEVLKLLLEAFEGEEWNVSDEEFPKLKFLKLGNLNITRWNISEDAFPCLEQVVLQKCKQLIKLPSSFGDGCYSLQKIEVFICGAAVSQSAREIEEIRHEDYGDANFKVTI
- the LOC132639135 gene encoding putative late blight resistance protein homolog R1B-14, with the protein product MELNINSCLCDLINFIDGKCGAGTVHTGKLKKELTYLLLLVDRSLSWFRVDEDSDLHALLIRIKILITKARQDLEKARQDLDLPCDIGSSKLDDAICDILEEIWLLKPEMVLFLRLFANHPSLVKLLDKVLDGYIKTLVDNLDLLLNYKAAYNYNKESNDFNNFWNHVTAVAKKAADCTSSLLCWAYKSDEDKADYIGFMPVDLLQSTKRAKSDITCFYVGGLKLLDVYIHFSCQVDVFAADFVNFILEAPMTKLNSGFYLLFYKDRVQNLQILLRSLLLYILVHNNHISVRAFLVFFDRVVNEFWLFVDSLDNPEMNEDLGKEFDLAISQLVQKMKPLASKIFVTAIKIQKATPLLLSQIDSIGYIDLVSRNLQRLLDHRIDLISPVTHQIEVVLAEIKIYKPFLEGSVDQQGELCKEMLEVCTHMSGLFVKFEYLVDKFLVDPSPTWEDQLGYVVQNIKFFKEIVEFMYICKEKKDVRSDCQTSKPSTPIIDEAVVGLADQIDILIERLFDDESSLKIIPIIGMPGIGKTTLAKRIYYDRRISYGFDIQAWCSVSPRHTARELLQDILTSIVDLNDDVYKSKDLEKDSPDLVRQRLFGSRYLIVLDEMWNSQILEELQLCFPDNQNGSRILVTSGQKSPDFDEPLSVRFLTLEESWELLQVKYNHLRLCNQGGCHKPPIPNEKFSAEDGIKIVVKCGGLPLAIVLVAGFLLNTEDDKDWLTITTQAFT